DNA sequence from the Sediminibacillus dalangtanensis genome:
CTCGAGCTCCGACTCAGCGGTGAGGTACTTGTTACTTGCGTATAAAGAAATAACAGAGAAGACAAAATCGCTAAGTCGGAGAGCAGTTCTTTCATAATAATCACTTGCATCACCATTGTTAAAATAGCATACAATTCCCCAAATAGAAATAAGAATGTTAACAATTTCACAGAGGGACTGACCCCAATAAGGGGTGGGGTCAGTCCCTAACACGTAGTTCCCTTACTGTTCGGGGACTGTCTCCGGGGAATTTACTTAACTGCTTTCCAAATTGTCCAGCGGTCTTTTTCAGTTATGGGCTGATTGGATGGTAAGGATTGATCCACGTAGGTAACAAGTTGGTTTAACTCCTGTCTATCGAGTTCGTGCAAGATACTTCTCCCTGTTCTATTACGCAAATCATCCAGTAGCTGATGTTTGGAGGCATACTCTTGTCTTGTTTCCCACAATTTTACTTCTTCAATAGAATGAAATCCAGCATCAATTAGACTGCTTGTGACTTTCTGGGTTGAGTGACGCCGCTTCCCCTCTAAATCCTGCAACCAGGGAAATAACTCAAACAAATAGCCTCTGACATGGTATGCACTGCCTATTTGAAAACAGTCTTCTGGTGTTCGGTCTTGGACAACTATATAGCCATTTGGCTCTAGAATACGATAAGCCTCTTGAAAACAAGCATCTAAATCCGTTAAATGATGGATCAATGCCCTCTCAAGCACCAAATCACATAG
Encoded proteins:
- a CDS encoding class I SAM-dependent methyltransferase is translated as MGIDFHDSSNRHAYTTRHADSSWRKTVESLVPIESVSLAADIGCGGGIYSQALVDLGVNFVIGVDSSEAMLEGARENCGAYSNLAFRKGDALQTGLQSELCDLVLERALIHHLTDLDACFQEAYRILEPNGYIVVQDRTPEDCFQIGSAYHVRGYLFELFPWLQDLEGKRRHSTQKVTSSLIDAGFHSIEEVKLWETRQEYASKHQLLDDLRNRTGRSILHELDRQELNQLVTYVDQSLPSNQPITEKDRWTIWKAVK